Below is a window of Ruegeria sp. THAF33 DNA.
TCGGAGGGCACTTATCGCAAATCGCTCAAGAATGAGGATATGACACATGCGTACGTTTGATTTTGCACCGCTGCACCGCGCCACCATTGGCTTTGACCAGATCGCCGACATGATGGATCGCGTTCTGACCAACGATGGGGCCCAGCCCAGCTATCCACCCTACAACATCGAAAAAACCGATGTCGACACCTACCGGATTTCGGTGGCCGTTGCCGGTTTTTCGGAAAACGACCTGACCGTGGAAGTGAAAGAGAATTCGCTTGTCGTGGCAGGTAAAAAAGCCGCCGAAGACAAAGAGCGCACCTATTTGCACCGTGGCATCGCCACCCGCGCGTTCGAGCGTCGGTTTGCACTGGCGGATCATGTCCGCGTCACCGGTGCGAGCCATGAAAACGGCATGCTGAACATCGAACTGAAGCGCGAGGTTCCAGAGGCCCTGAAACCGCGCCGGATCGAGATCACCTCGGCCAAAGCCATCGAGAAGGATGTGGTGGACGCCAAAGCCGTGAACTGAGGCTTCTGAATATCCCGCGGCAGTTCACTCCTCCCGGACTGCCGCAACACACGCCCCGCGTTCCTCCAGACGCGGGGCGTTGTGTTTTGGGCGTGTGCGAAAACTGGTTCCCAGCAAATTATCCGCCTGATAGTCTTGGGTATTATGGAAAGCCGACCAAAACGTCGACTAGCAGCTATCCTGGCAGCCGACATCGCCGGCTACTCAAGATTGGTTGGTCTGGACGAAGAAGGTACCATCGCAAGGCTTCGCCTGATCCGCAGCGACGTCATAGAGCCGGCGATCGCCCGGCATTCAGGGCGCATCGCGAACACTGCGGGAGACAGCTTTGTGATCGAATTTCGCAGCGCCGTCGATGCGGTTCACGCTGCCGTGGAAATTCAGGCCGACCTTGCAAAGAGAAATGCGGGTACCGATCAAGATAGCGTCATCACGTTTCGGATCGGCCTGAATGTCGGCGATGTGGTTTCGAACGGGGATGACATCCTTGGCGACGGGGTGAACGTTGCCGCGCGGCTCGAAGCACTGTCAGATCCCGGTGGTATCATTGTTTCACAATCCATCGTCGATTATGCGCGCAACAAAGTGCCCTATAGTTTTGCCCCGATCGGGCCACAGAACGTCAAGAACATCGCAGACCCAGTTCAGGCCTTTCGCGTAGAAGCGGAAATTTTGCCTTCACCGCGAAAAAGCCGCACACTGAGGAAATCCCGCTGGCTGCCGCTGGCGGCTCTGCTCGTGATGTTGGCGGCTGTTGGGCTTTTTCTGACGAAACCGTGGAAGGCTGGCCAATTGCGCGCATCAGAGGCGCAGATGGTTTACCCTTTGCCGGACCTGCCTTCCATCGCTGTGTTGCCGATTGCGAATTACACCGATGACCCATCCAAGGAGATGCTGATCAACGGTATCTCTGAGGATTTGATCACGGACCTGTCCCGAATATCCGGATTGTTCGTCATCGCCGGTAATTCATCCTTCGCATACCGCGACAGAAACATAGATATCGCACGTTTCGCTGAAGAACTTGGGGTTCGCTACGTCGTTGACGGCAGCGTGCGACGTGCGGATGAAGACTTCCGGATCAACATTCGCCTGACCGACACATTGAGCGGGCGATTGATCTGGGCGGACAGGTTTGATGGCGCGATTGATGACATCTTTGAAGTGCAGAAAACCATTGTTCTCGCAATTGCTCAGGAGCTGGATCTTCCACTCGACCCTCAAAGCCGGCAAGCCATCGAAAGCGTGGAAACCCAGACCATTGCAGCACGCGAAGCCTTCCAACGCGGGTGGGAGTTGTATTCGCAGTTCAACGAACAGGACAACCTTGCGGCAATTCCCCATTTTGAAAAGGCCGTGGAACTGGACCCGGATTATGGGCGTGCCTGGGCGACGCTTGCTCTGGCGCATTTGCGACCGCACATCTTTCATCATTGGAATGGGTTTGCAGAGTCAGGCGCGCAAATGCATATCGGCCTGTTTTACAGATATTACCGGGATGTGATGGAGCAGGATACCGCCCTGGTGCACGTTATCCGGGCTATTGTCAGTCTCAACCTTCCGGATTGGGACAGTAACCTACGGGTAGGTCGGGGGACGGAAGAAGCCAGACGAGAAGCAGCGAAAGCCATCGCGCTGCAACCCAGCGACCCCGAGGCGCATCTTACGATGGGATGGGCGCTGATTGCAGCTGGTGAGCCCGAGGAAGGATTGGCCTTTGTACAGGCTGCGACCCGGCTGGATCCCAATTATCCCAGCCACTACGCGCTGTTTGAAGCGGCGGCTCTTTACGCATTGAATGACCTGACGGGCGCGGCAGATGTGATCGAGAAAGAGTTGAACAGAAATCCGCAGGCAACCGAGCTGATGCCATTTGCAGCCTCGGTTCTGGCCCTGAATGGAGATCGCCGTGCGGGCAGGGCCATCATCGACCGATGGCAAAAGGGCAAGCATGCCGGTGTCATACAGGACGCTGTTCAGAATTACTTTTTCATCATTCGCTGGGTCGGTGAGAACCAGCATTTGAACGCCCGGCTGAACGACGGGCTGCGTCTGGCGGCGTTGCCTCCGGAAAAAACCATAGCAAGTCTGAGGGCGGACCTGTCACGGGGGGATGCCAAAGATCAGCGGACGGCAGCCCAATCGCTGGCCCTGTTTGGTCCCGAGGCAGAGCCAGCGGTGCCGGAATTGATCGCGCTTCTTGAAAGCCCGTCGGTGTTTGTCCGCAAAGAGGCAGCCATTGCATTGGGGAAAATAGGTGGCGCGGCGTCCTCTGCATTGCCCGCGCTGGAAGCCATGGTGGACGGTTCGTTACAGGGAAAGTTCGCGACCCGTGCAATCGAACAAATCCGCGACAAATCCGCAGAATAGCCGTGTCAGCGTCGATTGGGTCACCGCCATGAACAGTCAAAAGACGACGCGATTGCGTTTCCGGACGCGGGGTCTCTGCCCACCGCAATGGGACAGAGACCGTATTGGATCAGACCGACATGCAGACGTATTTCATTTCCAGATAGTCTTCCATGCCGTGATGGCTGCCTTCGCGGCCCAGACCGGATTGCTTGACGCCGCCGAACGGGCCCAGCTCGGTCGAGATGATGCCGGTGTTCACGCCGACGATACCGTATTCCAGCGCTTCGGCCACCTTGTAGACGCGGCTCAGGTCCTTGGCATAGAAATACGAGGCCAGACCAAAAATCGTGTCATTGGCCATGGCGATCACGTCGTCTTCGTCCTCGAATTTGAACAGCGGGGCCAGCGGGCCAAAGGTTTCGTCCTGCGCCACCAGCATGTCCTGCGTCACGCCGGTCACGATGGTTGGCTGGAAGAACGTGCCGCCCAGATCATGAGGCAGACCACCAGTCAGAACCGCGCCGCCCTTGTCGGTCACGTCCTTGATATGTTCCTCGACCTTGGCGACCGCGTCGGCGTTGATCAGCGGGCCGGTGGTGGTGCCTTCGGTCAAGCCGTCGCCGATCTTGAGTGCCTCTACTGCCGTTTTCAGTTTGGCCGCGAATGCGTCATAGATGCCGGCCTGCACATAGATACGGTTCGCGCAGACACAGGTCTGGCCATTGTTGCGGAACTTGCACAGCATCGCGCCTTCGACGGCG
It encodes the following:
- a CDS encoding Hsp20 family protein, whose amino-acid sequence is MRTFDFAPLHRATIGFDQIADMMDRVLTNDGAQPSYPPYNIEKTDVDTYRISVAVAGFSENDLTVEVKENSLVVAGKKAAEDKERTYLHRGIATRAFERRFALADHVRVTGASHENGMLNIELKREVPEALKPRRIEITSAKAIEKDVVDAKAVN
- a CDS encoding tetratricopeptide repeat protein, translating into MESRPKRRLAAILAADIAGYSRLVGLDEEGTIARLRLIRSDVIEPAIARHSGRIANTAGDSFVIEFRSAVDAVHAAVEIQADLAKRNAGTDQDSVITFRIGLNVGDVVSNGDDILGDGVNVAARLEALSDPGGIIVSQSIVDYARNKVPYSFAPIGPQNVKNIADPVQAFRVEAEILPSPRKSRTLRKSRWLPLAALLVMLAAVGLFLTKPWKAGQLRASEAQMVYPLPDLPSIAVLPIANYTDDPSKEMLINGISEDLITDLSRISGLFVIAGNSSFAYRDRNIDIARFAEELGVRYVVDGSVRRADEDFRINIRLTDTLSGRLIWADRFDGAIDDIFEVQKTIVLAIAQELDLPLDPQSRQAIESVETQTIAAREAFQRGWELYSQFNEQDNLAAIPHFEKAVELDPDYGRAWATLALAHLRPHIFHHWNGFAESGAQMHIGLFYRYYRDVMEQDTALVHVIRAIVSLNLPDWDSNLRVGRGTEEARREAAKAIALQPSDPEAHLTMGWALIAAGEPEEGLAFVQAATRLDPNYPSHYALFEAAALYALNDLTGAADVIEKELNRNPQATELMPFAASVLALNGDRRAGRAIIDRWQKGKHAGVIQDAVQNYFFIIRWVGENQHLNARLNDGLRLAALPPEKTIASLRADLSRGDAKDQRTAAQSLALFGPEAEPAVPELIALLESPSVFVRKEAAIALGKIGGAASSALPALEAMVDGSLQGKFATRAIEQIRDKSAE